GCAATGAAGTCGTTAATTTGGAAACTCCAGTCTCTTTATCGTAAAACATATCAACAAattgtaaagaataaaaaataagaggAGCAATCTTCATTACAATAGAAGCAGTAAAATCTGGAATAGAATGCAGTTTTTGAAACatcccacttttttttttagaattaatatcAGATGGCTTTACTACTGTTTGAACACCATACTTCAACTGAATACCAGCCATACGAAGTATTGGAGAAGGATGACAAGTGTAATTGAATAAGTACTGTATATAATTAATGACTCGAATCCATTTTATAAAAGTCAAAAGAATaggatataaatttaaaaagtatttttggaaTGAAGTAAGCTCTAAACCTAAATTTGAGTTTGCTAACAACTTGTCGTAATAATTTTGCAGTTTATCTGATATGTATGGTAACAACACAACTGATATTAATGAAATCCATTTAACATGTCTGAACCTAAAGGAATTCTCTGGAAGGGAACATTCACGttttagttgataaaaacaTTCAGTAACTGTACCAGAATTTCTACGAAAACTATACTCCTCAAGCACCATTAATAACATTGCAAATATTTCATCAGAATGTTTTAGCAGACTCTTTAGTAAAACAGGGTATCTCATTGTTAACACATTACAAAAATATGCCCATGCCGGTTTTAATGATAACCTTAATGACTCTTCAGCTGTGACATCGAATAAACTAGCACATTTGCTTGAAGTTAACTTAAATGCCATTTTCTCagctgttttaattttattcttgcATTTACAAAATCAgaggtttaaattattttaacaatgattataacaaaaataataaagctaCAAAGCTTTCTATCAATTATACTTTCTATCATAGGAGATCTATAAGTGAAGGGCAGAAAAGTAACTGATCAGTTTCCTTGATTCAAGGCTTGAATTGATAGACTTTTAGGGAGTTATAAATTCGTGCATTCCGCTAATTATATCAGTCGTTTTAAAATTCCGCTAATTATATCATTcgtgataaaaatattaactaaataagaattttttaaataaaagatactAATTCTAATAGCTTAAGCTACTATTGTATGATAGATAGTAAGCTCAGAATATCTAATAAAATCCTACGGCCATCCCCAAATACTGATTGCACTTTCGATAACGCATCAGTATTCTCTGTAATACTATCGTATTATTACGCAACAGCTATTTAAATAAAGGTCGCTAATTTTACCTCCGGGCGCCGAATGAAAAGCGCTTACAATGTACGGAAACGTAGGGAAAacatagaaattttatttatttttttctgaatttttttcttcttcaggCATACCATATTAAGGTGCATTTATTATCgcgaaaaaaagaaaaatatttacaaaattattacgcatcagattaataaaaatgcattaataaaacattgatacaaactttaatataaatttaggtaTAACTATTATCTTGGTACAATAACTATTATCACTTATCTAGGATGCAAATTTAACACAAGGAGTGAGACATATATACTCAAAGCCTACTTTAaaccatacaaaataaaaatatcgtAGGTACATCAATATATGGAAACTACACAGGTGTTGTAGCACACACTGATGACATCATACTTCTTAGTTCTACCATTTCTGGAATTAAAAAGCTTATAGCAGCTTGTAATATATACACTAACGCAAATTGTATAAAGTTGAATGCTGACAAGATTGAATTCTTGTTCACCGGTATATAATTAATACAACATTATTAAAGGTGCTTAAGGAATGAAGCTTACTCCAAAGTTCTAATATAGTTACAGAATGTCTTTATGAACTTAAGGGTAAATTTTTCCTTTCagagaattcaaagaatttaagAACCTAATCCGTTTTATATAAGTAAACATGCATCAGCTTGATtgcttaaaaacaatttttataagctaattttcttgattaaaaattgaaaagtttagtTCGCTCAACCAATCAAAATTAAACCTAATAGGCAAAATCTGACACTGATAGattaaatggaaaaatcaatagtaaaaaattaaataggcAAAATTTAGTACTAATAGATCAAATGGTAAAATTGatc
This portion of the Hydra vulgaris chromosome 13, alternate assembly HydraT2T_AEP genome encodes:
- the LOC101239379 gene encoding peroxisome assembly protein 12; this translates as MAFKLTSSKCASLFDVTAEESLRLSLKPAWAYFCNVLTMRYPVLLKSLLKHSDEIFAMLLMVLEEYSFRRNSGTVTECFYQLKRECSLPENSFRFRHVKWISLISVVLLPYISDKLQNYYDKLLANSNLGLELTSFQKYFLNLYPILLTFIKWIRVINYIQYLFNYTCHPSPILRMAGIQLKYGVQTVVKPSDINSKKKSGMFQKLHSIPDFTASIVMKIAPLIFYSLQFVDMFYDKETGVSKLTTSLPFPSAPLMPKVASTTLRLPPSAKQCPLCQLPHTNPTTIVSSGFVFCYACLYRYIEKHKCCPITYRPCEFTDMIRIHN